In Deltaproteobacteria bacterium, the genomic stretch CTTGACAGGAAATTCCCCAATCGGGGAAGATTCACTTCAGGGCGATAAACACCCGCAAAACTCCAAGAATAAATAGGATGGCAGCAACTTCCTGGTGGTGGGAAAAGCTCAGGTGCTGCATGAAAAACGCCGCTGTAATCAGAACTATCCCCACGCTTATGGATTTCAGGTAGCCACGTATGCATTCTCCCAGGATTTCCAGGGTCTCCCCGGACAGCTTTATGTGCAGGTTATCTTCACTCAGATGCGTGATAATTATCTTTAGCCGCCGTATGGTCAACGGCAAGGACATGAGTTCACTTTTTAGTGTGGGAAGAAATCTGGCTTCCGCGCCCAGGGCCCTGTTGATGTTTTTTATGAGGACCGGCAGGATGTCTTTGATGCCGTTAAAGTTCTCGATGAAGCTGGTTCCCAGCCCCTCGACAAGGGAGCTGGCCCGCATGACATAGACCAGTTCCTGCGGAATTTTGAAGGGAAGCTCTCTCATGGAATCCAGGACATCAAAGGCCAGGTTCTGCATGGTCGTGGCACTCAGGTTTTCATTGCCAAAGATGTCAAACATGCGCTCCGCCAGTTCCTGCATCTGGTCCTCCCGTGCCGTGGCTGCAATCACACCCAGCCGTTTGCATGAGACGATAAAGAGCTCAAAGTCTTGTTCATTGGCGGCCTTGATCATCTCAATCATGGCGACCCGGGTGGAGTTGGGCAATCGCTTGACCATTCCGAAATCTAAGACGATCAGTGTACCGTCTTCCCTGACCAAGAAATTGCCTGGGTGAGGATCTGCATGAAAAAAGCCGCACACCAGCATCTGTTCCATATAGAAGGAGATCATCCTGTCCATGAGACGGGCAAACGGGATGTTGGAGCGGGCCAAGCCCTCTTTATCATCAATACGCATCCCTGTCTCAAAGCTCATGACCAGGGCGTCACAGCTGCAATAGCTTGGAAACACCTTGGGATATCGGATGCCGCTCAGTTGATAGGTATCCCCGAATTTACGGAGATTGTCCAATTCGATGGACAGATCCACCTCTTTGACGATCATGTCGGCGAATTCATTGAGTACAGCCTCCAGGGAGTTCTTTGTGAGCCGGCTGAAGAAAGGCTGAAAGATCCTGAGGAAGATACCAATGATCCTGATATCATCAAGGACTGCCTTTTCAATATCCAGGCGGCGTATTTTCACTGCGACCTCTGTGCCGTCATCCAGTACGGCCTTGTGCACCTGGCCTATGGAGGCACTCGCTATAGGGCTGCGGTCGAAATGGCGAAACGGCCTGACTGATCCAAAGGCCCTGTTGTACATGATCTCAAAATCGGCCCGGTCCATGGGCTCGACCTCGTCATGGATAGTCTTAAGCTCGCTCAGATATTCCTCGGTAAAGAAGTCGGCCCTGGTGGCCAGGACCTGAGCCAGCTTGATAAAGCTTACGCCCAGGTCAAGGATAGTCTGCTTGAACGCGGTTGGACCCAGGGGACGGATATGAAGGAAGTGCTCCTTTCTGCGGACGATAACAAATACGGTGAGGAGAAAACGAAATGTCTTCCACACCCGTCCCAGAGCATAGTTTTTGAGCATCAGGCCTTTTTTATTATTGCTTTCAGTTCTTCAAAATCCTCCTTGGTGACCAGGCCCATCTCACGAATGACCTCTTTGAGTTTTTCCTGGATACGCGAGTCAAGGGCCTCCTGCTCCTTCTTGGCCCGGTCCTTGGCATCTTGAATGAACTTCTTGGCATCTTCCCTGTTGATCTCTCCGCGCTTTTCCAGTTCCTTGAGCCGTTCCTTGAGTTTGTCCTTTGCTAAGAAGGCGGCTCCGAGCCCAAGATACAGTACGTCCTTTGCTTCCATAGTCTTTTCTCCTTCATTTTTTATGACTATTGAGTTAGCTCCGTTTCGATATATAATCTTTGATTATTGGATAATCATCCAATAATCCGTTACAATTAGCATATGATGCGGAGCTAACTCAATAGTCATATCATTTTTTCATAATCAGATGCTTTATGCCCTTAATCTGTTTAAATGTGGCACCTTCGCTTATACACTGAATGGCCTTTTGCGGATCAACCACTTTTGAGCCGGCGATCATATCAACTCCGTAGTCAAAAAGTACGGGTGACAGGGGCGAGGTCGCTCCCACCATCACCACGAAACTCTTCCTGCACAAATTTAATAATTCATCTACTGTATGATTGATAAATGACGTACCGGTAATAGCCACAACATCAGCCAGAGGCAGTATATTTTTAGCCTCTTCTGCCGAAAGGTCCCCTTCCTGCGGTCTTTTTTCCATTACCCAGAGTCTGCCGGCCGATTTCCGCAGCCTGGGAATAAATGGGAAATGGCCCACAACACATACATTTTTACCCCTTCCCTTTTCTGCCAGTATTTCAAAGGCATTCAGTTCAACACAACTCTCTTCATCGATCTCTATCAAGGAGTTCAGGGCCGCCATTCCGATAGATGCCTCCAGGAGATTGTCTGACCTGGCATATTCTACCACTTCCAGTGCGGTTTTTTGAGTCAATTTGCCTGCATCTCTGACCGGTACATGGGGAATGCGACTATCCTGAAATGTAGAAGACAGTCCGCAGCCTCTGCTGATTACTGCTGTCCAGTGAATACAGGTATGGATTTCCTGAATTTTACAATTCTCTGTCAAGGCAGAGATGAGATC encodes the following:
- a CDS encoding ABC transporter, yielding MLKNYALGRVWKTFRFLLTVFVIVRRKEHFLHIRPLGPTAFKQTILDLGVSFIKLAQVLATRADFFTEEYLSELKTIHDEVEPMDRADFEIMYNRAFGSVRPFRHFDRSPIASASIGQVHKAVLDDGTEVAVKIRRLDIEKAVLDDIRIIGIFLRIFQPFFSRLTKNSLEAVLNEFADMIVKEVDLSIELDNLRKFGDTYQLSGIRYPKVFPSYCSCDALVMSFETGMRIDDKEGLARSNIPFARLMDRMISFYMEQMLVCGFFHADPHPGNFLVREDGTLIVLDFGMVKRLPNSTRVAMIEMIKAANEQDFELFIVSCKRLGVIAATAREDQMQELAERMFDIFGNENLSATTMQNLAFDVLDSMRELPFKIPQELVYVMRASSLVEGLGTSFIENFNGIKDILPVLIKNINRALGAEARFLPTLKSELMSLPLTIRRLKIIITHLSEDNLHIKLSGETLEILGECIRGYLKSISVGIVLITAAFFMQHLSFSHHQEVAAILFILGVLRVFIALK